One genomic region from Cyanobium usitatum str. Tous encodes:
- the cobM gene encoding precorrin-4 C(11)-methyltransferase: protein MNNKPVWIVGAGPGAPDLLTLRAARLLEQAEVLVWTDSLINPQIAALAPECCEQVRTSTLTLEQVMEVVLDRARAGKTVVRLHDGDPCLYGAIAEQICRLADAGIGVEVVPGLSAYQATASALQSELTIPGLVQTIVLSRAGGRTGVPEREALERLAALRASLCLYLSARHVEEVQTELLRHYPADTPVAIGYRVSWPDEWIKVVPLAEMARVSQERQLIRTTLYVVSPALAAPAEARSRLYSASHNHLFRGGAS, encoded by the coding sequence TTGAATAACAAGCCTGTCTGGATAGTTGGTGCCGGGCCCGGCGCACCCGACCTGCTCACCCTGCGCGCCGCCCGCCTGCTGGAGCAGGCGGAGGTTTTGGTGTGGACCGACTCCCTAATCAATCCCCAGATCGCAGCCCTGGCACCCGAGTGCTGTGAGCAGGTGCGCACCAGCACCCTCACGCTGGAGCAGGTGATGGAGGTGGTGCTGGATCGGGCCCGGGCCGGCAAAACCGTGGTGCGGCTCCACGATGGGGATCCCTGCCTCTATGGCGCCATCGCCGAGCAAATTTGCCGACTGGCCGATGCAGGTATCGGCGTGGAGGTGGTGCCCGGCTTGAGTGCTTACCAGGCCACCGCATCGGCCCTGCAGAGCGAGCTCACCATCCCTGGCCTGGTGCAGACGATCGTGCTGAGCCGCGCTGGCGGACGCACCGGCGTGCCGGAGCGGGAGGCCCTGGAGCGGCTTGCAGCCCTGCGCGCTTCCCTTTGCCTCTACCTCAGTGCTCGCCATGTGGAAGAGGTGCAAACCGAGCTGCTGCGCCACTACCCCGCCGACACTCCCGTAGCCATTGGCTACCGGGTGAGCTGGCCTGATGAGTGGATCAAGGTGGTTCCCCTGGCCGAGATGGCCCGGGTGAGCCAGGAACGGCAGTTGATCCGCACCACCCTCTACGTGGTGAGCCCGGCGCTGGCGGCGCCGGCGGAGGCCCGTTCTCGCCTCTACTCAGCAAGCCACAATCACCTATTCCGCGGCGGCGCTAGCTGA
- the lgt gene encoding prolipoprotein diacylglyceryl transferase yields MSSVLATFTSPGPLVFQLGPFALRWYGLLIAVAVLLGLSLATRLGRARGIEPSLIADLLPLMVLGAVIGARIYYVALEWRQYSGNWLEAIAIWRGGIAIHGALLGGALATMLFCRWRRQPFWQLLDVLMPAVALGQAIGRWGNFFNSEAFGLPTDLPWKLQIPAASRPAEFLEQLYFHPTFLYESLWNLGVCALLLGLFRAASRGRIQLLPGALSCVYLMAYSSGRVWIEGLRLDPLCLLSEPPFCDGGLRMAQLVSLLLIALGGLGLWWLYRRHRPLPDPSGVAT; encoded by the coding sequence CTGAGCAGCGTGCTTGCCACCTTCACCTCCCCGGGGCCCCTGGTTTTCCAGCTGGGCCCCTTTGCCTTGCGCTGGTACGGCCTGCTCATCGCCGTGGCCGTCTTGCTGGGTCTCAGCCTGGCCACCCGGCTCGGCCGGGCTCGAGGCATTGAGCCCTCCCTGATTGCCGATCTCCTGCCCCTGATGGTGCTTGGGGCCGTGATCGGGGCCCGCATCTACTACGTCGCCCTCGAGTGGCGCCAGTATTCCGGCAACTGGCTAGAAGCGATCGCGATTTGGCGTGGAGGCATCGCCATCCACGGCGCCCTGCTGGGCGGCGCCCTGGCCACGATGCTGTTCTGCCGCTGGCGCCGGCAGCCCTTCTGGCAGCTGCTCGATGTGCTGATGCCCGCCGTGGCCCTTGGCCAGGCGATTGGCCGCTGGGGAAATTTCTTTAATTCCGAGGCCTTCGGCTTGCCTACGGATCTCCCTTGGAAACTGCAGATCCCCGCCGCCAGCCGCCCAGCCGAATTTCTTGAGCAGCTCTACTTTCATCCCACCTTCCTCTACGAATCCCTTTGGAATCTGGGGGTGTGTGCCCTACTGCTGGGGCTATTTCGGGCCGCCAGTCGCGGCCGTATTCAGCTGCTGCCTGGAGCACTCAGCTGCGTATATCTGATGGCCTACAGCAGCGGGCGGGTGTGGATTGAAGGGCTACGCCTCGACCCCCTCTGCCTGCTCTCCGAGCCGCCCTTCTGTGATGGCGGTCTGCGCATGGCCCAACTGGTCAGCCTGCTGTTGATTGCCCTTGGCGGCCTGGGCCTCTGGTGGCTCTACCGCCGCCACCGCCCCCTGCCCGACCCCAGTGGAGTAGCCACTTGA
- a CDS encoding helix-turn-helix domain-containing protein produces MSDSPNPEALSALRCIGQTLRQGREGQGLELAVLAARLNMGTEQLQALEEADASRLPEPVFVIAQARRIASSLAINIDGPLQTLRDSGQFQTKPIKVAELTQRAPTKPAQTSGRLAITAAILVALSAAGAAGWQQWQRHQARPTEPQAQPQLLTEIPPVVRDRESGSDSLEPDQLQLTSSQPSWLEIKTKTGTTLFRGTFTGERRFPLGQGLEVLAGRPDLVRTQIGGGAAQPMGAIDQVRWRSFKAPAP; encoded by the coding sequence GTGTCGGATTCCCCCAACCCCGAGGCCTTATCCGCCCTGCGCTGCATCGGTCAGACGCTGCGCCAGGGCCGGGAGGGCCAAGGCCTCGAACTGGCCGTGCTGGCAGCCCGCCTAAACATGGGAACCGAACAACTTCAGGCCCTGGAGGAAGCAGACGCCAGTCGCTTGCCGGAACCGGTGTTTGTGATCGCCCAGGCCCGCAGAATCGCCAGCAGCCTGGCCATCAATATCGATGGCCCCCTGCAAACCCTGCGCGATAGCGGCCAGTTTCAGACCAAGCCGATCAAGGTGGCCGAACTGACCCAGCGCGCCCCAACCAAACCGGCACAAACCAGCGGCCGACTGGCCATCACAGCAGCAATCCTGGTCGCCCTCAGCGCCGCCGGCGCCGCGGGCTGGCAGCAGTGGCAGCGTCACCAGGCCCGCCCAACCGAGCCGCAAGCCCAGCCCCAGCTGCTGACTGAGATTCCCCCAGTAGTTAGAGACAGAGAAAGCGGCAGCGACAGCCTCGAGCCCGATCAGCTGCAACTGACGAGCAGCCAGCCCAGCTGGCTCGAAATAAAAACAAAAACCGGCACCACTCTGTTCCGTGGCACCTTCACAGGTGAGCGGCGCTTCCCCCTTGGCCAAGGGCTAGAGGTGCTGGCCGGGCGTCCCGATCTAGTGCGCACTCAAATAGGTGGCGGTGCTGCCCAACCAATGGGAGCCATTGATCAGGTGCGTTGGCGCAGCTTCAAGGCTCCGGCACCCTGA
- a CDS encoding FAD-dependent oxidoreductase, whose protein sequence is MSANPEAADPKPASLDVLIVGGGVCGTALLFELARYTDLGRILLVERYDALARVNSKATNNSQTIHCGDIETNYTLEKAVRVKRTAEMIVNYAELLDPASRERCVFRTPKMVLGVGERECTFLRERFERFSPHFPAMELLEKPQIAEWEPQVGLVQGELRPEELVAIGIRRTYTAVDYEELSASFVAQAKKGVAGSERQLTVQLGTSVVAITPEGDGYRVELAPTPGCSSAAGEDPRSVWARHVVVNAGAHSLLMAQRMGYGLEYSCLPVAGSFYFTPDLLRGKVYTVQNDKLPFAAIHGDPDVRAPGKTRFGPTALLLPLLERYKPASFWEFLKVLRLDWAVLAVFWQLFRIADIRNYIFKNLLFEVPWLRRRLFLADARKIVPDMRLEDLSFAEGYGGVRPQLIDKANRKLMLGEASIAARPGLVFNVTPSPGGTCCLGNAARDLEAIVERLGCGFDRQRLARELYGETG, encoded by the coding sequence GTGAGCGCCAACCCCGAAGCAGCGGATCCCAAGCCAGCATCTTTAGATGTGTTGATCGTTGGAGGCGGGGTGTGCGGCACGGCCCTGCTGTTTGAGCTGGCCCGCTACACCGATTTGGGCCGCATCCTGCTGGTGGAGCGCTACGACGCCCTAGCTCGGGTGAACTCCAAGGCCACCAACAACAGCCAGACGATCCACTGCGGCGACATTGAGACCAACTACACGCTCGAGAAGGCGGTGCGGGTGAAGCGCACCGCCGAGATGATCGTGAACTACGCCGAGCTGCTTGATCCAGCCAGCCGCGAGCGCTGCGTTTTTCGCACTCCCAAAATGGTGCTGGGTGTGGGCGAGCGAGAGTGCACCTTCCTGCGGGAGCGCTTTGAGCGCTTTTCACCCCACTTTCCGGCGATGGAGCTGCTCGAGAAGCCGCAGATCGCCGAGTGGGAGCCCCAGGTGGGACTGGTGCAGGGGGAGTTGCGCCCGGAGGAGCTGGTGGCGATCGGCATCCGCCGCACATACACCGCCGTGGATTACGAGGAGCTCTCCGCCTCGTTCGTGGCCCAGGCCAAGAAGGGCGTGGCCGGCAGTGAGCGCCAGCTCACGGTGCAGCTAGGCACCAGCGTGGTCGCGATTACGCCGGAGGGCGATGGCTACCGGGTGGAACTGGCCCCCACCCCAGGCTGCTCCAGCGCCGCCGGGGAGGATCCCCGCTCGGTGTGGGCTCGGCACGTGGTGGTGAATGCCGGAGCCCACAGCCTGCTGATGGCCCAGCGCATGGGCTACGGACTGGAGTATTCCTGCCTGCCGGTGGCCGGCAGCTTCTACTTCACGCCGGATTTGCTCCGGGGCAAGGTTTACACCGTGCAGAACGACAAGCTGCCCTTTGCCGCCATCCACGGCGACCCGGACGTGCGCGCCCCTGGCAAAACCCGCTTTGGCCCCACCGCCCTGCTGCTGCCGCTGCTGGAGCGCTACAAGCCCGCTTCGTTCTGGGAGTTTCTGAAGGTGCTCCGGCTCGATTGGGCCGTGCTGGCCGTGTTCTGGCAGCTCTTTCGCATCGCCGATATCCGCAATTACATCTTCAAAAACTTGCTATTCGAGGTGCCCTGGCTGCGGCGGCGCTTGTTTTTGGCAGATGCTCGCAAGATCGTGCCCGACATGCGCCTCGAGGATCTCAGCTTCGCTGAGGGCTATGGCGGCGTGCGCCCCCAGCTGATCGATAAGGCCAACCGCAAGCTGATGCTCGGTGAGGCCAGCATCGCGGCCCGGCCCGGCCTTGTCTTCAACGTCACCCCTTCCCCTGGGGGCACCTGCTGCTTGGGTAATGCCGCCCGGGACCTGGAGGCGATCGTCGAGCGCCTGGGCTGTGGCTTCGATCGGCAGCGCTTGGCCCGGGAGCTTTATGGCGAGACGGGCTGA
- a CDS encoding Ppx/GppA phosphatase family protein: MVQAPNLQQAGRRRVAAIDIGTNSIHLLVAEVDPELSSFSVVLAEKATTRLGERDPHSGDLSAEAIERAFRTLRHDRDLALSHGVEQIVTAATSAVREAPNGRDFLVALQEQLGLEVDLVSGPEEARLIYLGVLSGMAFGDQPHLIIDIGGGSTELVLADGRDGRSFSSTRIGAVRLQREFCQQDPLPVERRTFLQAYIQGALDPAVAEVKAALRRDEQPLMVGTSGTAMALAALAAAEDPKPPLKLQGYRLSRERIDQLTARLLAMTPEQRRALPAINDRRAEIIVPGALILQTAMAMLGVRELVVCDRALREGLIVDWMLRNGLLGDRFAFQSTIRQRTVLHLAQCFGVDRARADRVAAHALSLYDQSRGLLHHDEGPGRELLWAAAQLHTCGKSINISAYHKHSWYLIRHGELLGYSESEHLMVAAIGRYHRRSLPKKRHESWQLIEDRDQRSIVTSMALLLRLAAALDRRPAAVIATLQVTSRQNAVCVDLEPLAAAPGEQAPDLSLERWSLRSCAEVVQESCGLGLRVPEP, translated from the coding sequence ATGGTTCAGGCCCCCAACCTTCAGCAGGCCGGTCGCCGTCGGGTGGCGGCGATCGACATCGGCACCAACTCGATTCACCTGCTGGTGGCAGAGGTGGATCCGGAGCTGAGCAGCTTCAGCGTGGTGCTGGCTGAGAAGGCCACCACCCGGCTCGGCGAAAGGGATCCCCATAGCGGTGACCTCAGTGCCGAGGCGATCGAGCGAGCTTTCCGCACCCTGCGCCACGATCGCGATCTGGCCCTTAGCCATGGGGTGGAGCAGATCGTCACGGCGGCCACCAGCGCCGTGCGAGAGGCCCCCAACGGCCGGGATTTTTTGGTGGCGCTGCAGGAGCAACTGGGCCTGGAGGTGGATCTGGTAAGCGGGCCCGAGGAGGCCCGGCTGATCTATCTGGGTGTGCTTTCGGGCATGGCTTTCGGCGACCAGCCCCACTTGATCATTGATATCGGTGGCGGTTCCACCGAATTGGTGCTGGCCGATGGCCGCGACGGCCGCTCCTTCAGCAGCACCCGCATCGGCGCGGTGCGCCTGCAGCGGGAGTTTTGTCAGCAGGACCCCCTCCCGGTTGAACGTCGCACCTTCCTGCAGGCATACATCCAGGGTGCCCTCGACCCTGCGGTAGCTGAGGTGAAGGCGGCGCTGCGGCGGGACGAACAGCCGCTGATGGTGGGCACTAGCGGCACGGCCATGGCCCTAGCTGCCCTGGCGGCTGCTGAAGATCCCAAGCCGCCGCTGAAGCTGCAGGGCTATCGGCTCAGCCGCGAGCGCATCGACCAGCTCACTGCCCGGCTCCTGGCGATGACGCCGGAGCAGCGCCGCGCCTTGCCCGCCATCAATGATCGCCGGGCCGAAATTATCGTGCCCGGCGCCCTGATTTTGCAGACGGCGATGGCGATGCTGGGCGTGCGGGAGCTGGTGGTTTGCGATCGGGCCCTGCGGGAGGGCCTGATCGTGGACTGGATGCTGCGCAACGGCCTGCTGGGAGATCGCTTCGCCTTCCAGAGCACTATTCGCCAGCGCACCGTGCTGCACCTGGCCCAGTGCTTTGGTGTCGATCGGGCCCGGGCCGATCGGGTGGCCGCCCATGCCCTCAGCCTCTACGACCAGTCGCGGGGGCTGCTGCACCATGACGAGGGCCCGGGCCGGGAGCTGCTCTGGGCCGCCGCCCAGTTGCACACCTGTGGCAAGAGCATCAATATCTCCGCTTATCACAAGCACAGCTGGTATTTGATCCGCCACGGCGAGCTGCTGGGCTACTCCGAATCCGAGCACCTGATGGTGGCGGCCATTGGCCGCTATCACCGCCGCAGCCTGCCGAAGAAGCGCCATGAGTCGTGGCAGCTGATCGAAGACCGCGACCAGCGCAGCATCGTTACGTCGATGGCCTTGCTGTTGCGCCTGGCGGCGGCCCTAGATCGCCGGCCCGCTGCGGTGATTGCGACCCTGCAGGTGACATCAAGGCAAAACGCGGTTTGTGTTGACCTGGAGCCCCTCGCGGCCGCCCCCGGCGAGCAAGCTCCGGATCTCAGCCTGGAGCGCTGGAGCCTGCGCTCTTGCGCCGAAGTGGTGCAGGAATCCTGCGGCCTTGGTCTCAGGGTGCCGGAGCCTTGA